A genomic region of uncultured Paludibaculum sp. contains the following coding sequences:
- a CDS encoding CocE/NonD family hydrolase — MRNFLCLLFASLTVLAQTPQNLRETYTKYEFKIPMRDGKRLHTAVYVPKDSARTYPFLMQRTPYSCSPYGIENYPQRLGPSEEFVKSGYIFVCQDVRGRYESEGTFVEMRPHGGALSESTDTYDTVDWLIKNVKGNNGKAGILGISYPGFYAAAAIPGAHPALVAASPQAPMIDLFRGDDSFHNGAFMLAANFGFYRFFYEHKQPQTPSAERNAGFQFGTPDHYAFYLGMGALANSNEKYFHFENPYWTANLKHTSYDEFWKSRSLEPHIHDTTPAILAVGGWFDAEDLQGPLRLFRAATAHQPKAPVTLVMGPWVHGGWARGDGSTLDPVRFDVKTGEFFREKIQFPFFEHFLKGKGEWKPPAAWVFATGSNEWHSYDVWPPQGSQKKTLYFQPGGKLGFEAPPEPAAFDSYISDPAKPVPFSSVVASGVPRTYMVDDQRHASARPDVLTYQTEPLEEAITIGGPLDVHLFASTSGTDSDWVVKLIDVYPADAPDPTPNPTNVRMGGYQQLLRGEPFRGRFYKSMEKPEALPANQFVKIEYVMPDVFHTFKRGHRIMVQVQSSWFPLVDRNPQKFVPNIPDARTEDFIKATQRIARQVGMASGLDVTVVR; from the coding sequence ATGCGCAATTTTCTCTGCCTCCTCTTCGCCTCGCTCACTGTGTTGGCGCAGACTCCTCAGAACCTTCGCGAAACATACACGAAGTACGAGTTCAAGATCCCCATGCGGGACGGGAAACGCCTTCATACGGCGGTATACGTGCCCAAGGACTCGGCCCGGACATATCCGTTTCTCATGCAGCGAACTCCCTATAGCTGTTCGCCTTACGGCATTGAGAACTATCCGCAGCGGCTTGGCCCCAGCGAGGAGTTCGTGAAATCGGGCTATATCTTCGTCTGTCAGGACGTCCGTGGCCGCTATGAAAGCGAGGGCACCTTTGTCGAAATGAGGCCCCACGGCGGCGCCCTCAGCGAAAGCACGGATACCTACGACACCGTCGACTGGCTGATCAAGAACGTCAAGGGCAACAACGGGAAGGCCGGCATCCTCGGTATCTCCTATCCGGGCTTCTATGCTGCGGCGGCCATTCCCGGCGCGCATCCCGCGCTGGTGGCGGCCTCGCCGCAGGCGCCCATGATCGACCTGTTCCGTGGAGACGACTCCTTCCACAACGGGGCCTTCATGCTGGCCGCCAACTTCGGCTTCTACCGCTTCTTCTACGAGCACAAGCAGCCGCAAACCCCGTCGGCGGAACGCAATGCCGGCTTCCAGTTCGGCACGCCTGATCACTACGCGTTCTACCTGGGCATGGGCGCCCTGGCAAACAGTAACGAGAAGTACTTCCATTTCGAAAATCCCTACTGGACGGCGAATCTGAAGCACACGTCCTACGATGAGTTCTGGAAATCGCGCAGCCTGGAACCGCACATCCACGACACGACCCCGGCCATTCTGGCGGTGGGCGGCTGGTTTGACGCCGAGGATCTGCAAGGTCCGCTGCGCCTTTTCCGGGCAGCGACCGCCCACCAGCCCAAAGCGCCGGTCACCCTGGTGATGGGGCCGTGGGTGCACGGCGGTTGGGCGCGTGGCGATGGCTCGACGCTGGACCCGGTGCGGTTCGACGTCAAGACTGGTGAGTTCTTTCGGGAAAAGATCCAGTTTCCCTTTTTCGAGCACTTTCTGAAGGGTAAGGGTGAGTGGAAGCCGCCGGCCGCCTGGGTCTTCGCTACGGGCAGCAACGAGTGGCACAGCTACGATGTCTGGCCGCCCCAGGGGTCTCAGAAGAAAACGCTCTACTTCCAGCCGGGAGGCAAGCTCGGTTTCGAGGCGCCCCCGGAGCCGGCCGCCTTCGACTCCTACATCAGCGATCCGGCCAAGCCGGTGCCGTTCAGCAGCGTTGTCGCGTCAGGTGTCCCACGGACTTACATGGTCGATGACCAACGCCACGCTTCGGCCCGGCCGGACGTGCTCACCTACCAGACCGAACCGCTGGAGGAGGCGATCACCATCGGCGGTCCGCTGGACGTGCACCTGTTCGCCTCCACCTCGGGGACGGATTCCGATTGGGTCGTGAAGCTGATCGACGTCTACCCGGCTGATGCGCCGGACCCAACGCCCAATCCCACTAACGTCCGCATGGGCGGCTATCAACAACTGCTGAGGGGCGAGCCGTTTCGCGGCCGCTTCTACAAGTCGATGGAAAAGCCCGAGGCGCTGCCGGCGAACCAGTTCGTGAAGATCGAGTACGTGATGCCGGACGTCTTTCACACCTTCAAGCGTGGTCACCGCATCATGGTCCAGGTGCAGAGTTCCTGGTTCCCGTTGGTCGACCGCAATCCGCAGAAGTTCGTCCCGAACATTCCGGATGCGCGGACGGAGGACTTTATCAAGGCGACACAGCGGATCGCTCGCCAGGTGGGCATGGCTAGCGGTCTCGATGTGACGGTGGTGCGCTGA
- a CDS encoding tryptophanase, which translates to MRTIIEPFRIKSVEPLRKTTPGERVECLQRAGYNLFLIAADDILIDLLTDSGTSAMSTAQWAAMMRGDESYAGSASYFRLKDAVDDLTGFQHVIPTHQGRAAERILFSVLCKPGHVVPNNTHFDTTRANIEVTGAEARDLPLPESADTQSKLPFKGGMDVDALEQLIASHGKEHIPLIMLTVTNNSGGGQPVSMANIEAVSGVARRHGIPFYLDACRFAENAWFIRQNEEGYAEWTPKQIARKMFSLADGCTFSAKKDAFANIGGLLCTNDAALAQQEKDLLILTEGFPTYGGLAGRDLDAIAVGLQEILEPDYLEYRIASTGYLGRHIADHGVPIVEPPGGHAIYIDAGRMLPHIPRSQFPAQSLAVELYRHAGIRGVEIGSVMFGEHARNELLRLAIPRRVYTQSHIDYVVEAILEVNEHKRDLRGYEITQQPEFLRHFSCRFRPL; encoded by the coding sequence ATGCGGACCATCATCGAGCCCTTTCGGATCAAGAGCGTAGAACCATTGCGCAAGACCACACCCGGCGAACGCGTGGAGTGTCTGCAGCGGGCCGGCTACAACCTGTTCCTGATCGCCGCGGACGACATCCTCATCGATCTGCTGACGGATTCGGGCACGTCGGCCATGTCCACCGCCCAATGGGCTGCCATGATGCGCGGAGATGAGTCGTACGCCGGCAGCGCCAGTTATTTCCGTCTGAAGGACGCCGTCGACGATCTCACCGGCTTCCAGCACGTGATCCCCACGCACCAGGGCCGCGCGGCCGAGCGCATCCTGTTCTCGGTGTTGTGTAAGCCGGGGCACGTCGTGCCCAACAACACGCATTTCGACACGACTCGCGCCAACATTGAAGTCACCGGCGCCGAGGCGCGCGATCTGCCGCTGCCCGAGAGCGCCGACACGCAGTCGAAACTGCCATTCAAGGGCGGGATGGATGTGGATGCGCTCGAACAGCTCATTGCCAGTCACGGCAAGGAACACATCCCGCTCATCATGCTCACGGTGACCAACAATTCCGGCGGCGGGCAACCGGTGTCGATGGCCAATATAGAGGCGGTCAGCGGAGTGGCCCGTCGTCATGGAATCCCGTTCTATCTGGACGCCTGCCGTTTCGCCGAGAACGCCTGGTTCATCCGCCAGAACGAAGAAGGCTACGCGGAGTGGACGCCCAAGCAGATCGCCCGCAAGATGTTCTCCCTCGCCGACGGCTGCACCTTCTCGGCCAAGAAGGACGCATTCGCGAATATCGGCGGATTGCTCTGCACCAACGACGCGGCGCTGGCGCAGCAGGAGAAGGACCTGTTGATCTTGACGGAAGGGTTCCCGACCTACGGCGGCCTGGCCGGACGCGATCTCGACGCCATCGCAGTGGGCCTGCAGGAGATCCTGGAGCCCGACTATCTGGAGTACCGCATCGCCTCAACCGGCTACCTGGGCCGCCACATCGCCGATCACGGCGTACCCATCGTCGAACCGCCCGGCGGCCATGCCATTTACATCGATGCCGGCCGCATGCTGCCCCACATCCCCAGAAGCCAGTTCCCGGCGCAGTCACTGGCCGTCGAACTCTACAGGCATGCCGGAATTCGAGGAGTCGAGATCGGCTCGGTCATGTTTGGCGAACACGCCCGGAACGAACTACTACGTCTGGCCATCCCGCGGCGCGTCTACACGCAGAGCCACATCGACTATGTGGTGGAAGCGATTCTCGAAGTCAATGAGCACAAACGTGATCTGCGTGGCTACGAGATTACGCAGCAGCCTGAGTTCCTCAGGCATTTCTCGTGCCGGTTCCGGCCGCTGTAG
- a CDS encoding VOC family protein, giving the protein MKSALFLALLAAVVSGQEVKRPKITGVAHIAVYAKDVEASRAFYHGLLGYDEAFWLTQPDGSLSLTFFKINERQYIELFPERAPNTDRLNHIALQVDNAEAMRAYLASKGVKVPERTPKGRTGNSNFMIQDPDGHSVEIVQYESDSASSKARGKSLPANRISDRAAHVGILVGSLDKAMDFYGRVLGFEEIWRGSSNEKLLSWVNAKVPDGDDYVEFMLYSGPIAEPTKRGTAHHLCLFVPDIEKAKAALELMPGKTAYARPMEIRTGINRKRQLNLYDPDGTRVELMEPNTIDGKPTPSSKAPPPVGQP; this is encoded by the coding sequence ATGAAATCCGCGTTGTTTCTCGCGCTGCTCGCCGCGGTGGTCTCCGGCCAGGAAGTGAAACGGCCCAAGATCACCGGCGTCGCCCACATCGCTGTCTACGCCAAGGACGTGGAGGCATCACGTGCCTTCTATCACGGGTTGCTCGGCTATGACGAGGCATTCTGGTTGACTCAGCCGGACGGCTCGCTCTCTCTGACGTTCTTCAAGATCAACGAACGCCAGTACATTGAGCTCTTTCCGGAACGCGCACCGAATACAGACCGGCTCAATCACATCGCTCTGCAAGTGGACAACGCCGAGGCCATGCGTGCCTATCTTGCTTCCAAGGGAGTGAAAGTGCCCGAACGTACGCCGAAAGGCCGCACGGGCAATTCGAATTTCATGATCCAGGATCCTGACGGCCACTCCGTGGAGATCGTCCAGTACGAATCGGACAGTGCCAGTTCGAAGGCGCGGGGCAAGTCGCTGCCTGCCAACCGCATCTCCGACCGTGCCGCGCACGTCGGCATCCTCGTAGGCTCGCTGGACAAGGCAATGGACTTCTACGGCCGCGTCCTGGGCTTCGAAGAGATCTGGCGCGGCAGCAGCAATGAGAAACTGCTCAGTTGGGTGAACGCCAAAGTGCCCGATGGGGACGACTATGTTGAGTTCATGCTCTACAGCGGTCCCATCGCCGAGCCTACCAAGCGCGGTACCGCGCACCACCTGTGCCTGTTTGTTCCGGACATTGAAAAGGCCAAGGCGGCGCTTGAGCTCATGCCCGGCAAGACCGCCTATGCGAGGCCCATGGAGATCCGCACCGGCATCAACCGTAAGCGCCAGTTGAACCTCTACGACCCCGACGGCACGCGTGTCGAGCTCATGGAACCCAACACCATCGACGGCAAACCCACTCCGTCATCGAAAGCGCCACCGCCGGTGGGACAGCCGTAG
- a CDS encoding ABC transporter permease, translating to MWADLRLRFLSLFRRKTVESEMDDELRFHMDRQLEKYLQSGMERDAALRRVRMEFGGWEQVREECRDARGVALVETLGQDLRYGWRTLRRSPGFTAAALFTLALGIGANTSIFSVVYGVVLRPLPFRDPARLIVMNETTPRVGDVSVSYPNFQDWRAQSRSFAEMSQVAGVHFNMSGSSQPENISGLAVSTNFLSMMGVHPLAGRDFRPEEEKAGTAPVLLLSYSLWQSHFGADLAAVGRTVRLDSRAYTIIGVLPPEFRWPETCDVLEPTGVWATNNGSVTERGERGEMVVVGRLADGVSPVQARAEMTGLAARLERAYPEVNAQFGVRLQPLRERFSGDARSSMLLLLGAALFVLLVACANVANLFLMRGAVRAREMALRIAIGASSGRIVRQMLTESALVAVLGGLAGVGLAIALIPAIARLIPSETLDGANVEMNGAVLLFSLGLVVLSMFVFGLAPALSSTRGDVQSELKEGGKTTGSGGRNRWRGLLAASEVALALVLLIGAGLMMKSLYRLLSVDSGFRGEHVVKLEINLRTERYQKDPALIAFWQQVVDRVGELPGVESAALGTSVPLTGDHWRTDITVEGMPVPEFGSFPHPDMHLVSPAYVKTLGIRLLRGRGFADQDRENAQRVAMVNASVAERLYPGVDPIGRRFAFGRPRPGRVQNWVTIVGVVADTRLYGLANPSRLEVYLPFRQNPSDAMTLLVKTKQEPAALVAAIRGAVASIDKDQPVFGVATMEEVVNASVSTSRVTLTLLALFSGLALLLAAIGIYGVVSYSVAQRAKEIGIRLALGAGRASVLQLVFAQGGRIAAAGIVIGSAASLLLTRFMTKLLYGVSAVDPATFAGVALALAVIAMVACYVPARRAMRMDPLIALRHE from the coding sequence ATGTGGGCTGATCTGCGCCTTCGATTTCTCTCGCTCTTCCGCCGGAAGACTGTTGAATCCGAGATGGATGACGAGCTGCGTTTTCACATGGACCGGCAGTTGGAGAAGTACCTCCAGTCGGGCATGGAGCGCGATGCGGCGCTGCGGCGCGTGCGGATGGAGTTCGGCGGGTGGGAACAGGTGCGCGAGGAGTGCCGGGACGCACGCGGCGTCGCGCTGGTGGAGACCTTGGGCCAGGATCTGCGCTATGGCTGGCGGACCCTGCGGAGATCACCCGGCTTCACGGCCGCGGCGTTGTTCACCCTCGCCTTGGGCATTGGGGCAAACACTTCGATCTTTTCCGTGGTTTACGGCGTAGTGCTGCGTCCCCTGCCGTTCCGCGACCCGGCCCGTCTGATCGTGATGAACGAGACCACTCCGCGCGTCGGCGATGTGAGTGTCTCGTATCCGAACTTCCAGGACTGGCGTGCACAAAGTCGCAGCTTCGCTGAAATGTCACAGGTCGCCGGAGTCCACTTCAACATGAGTGGCAGCAGCCAACCGGAGAACATCTCCGGGCTGGCGGTTTCCACCAACTTTCTTTCCATGATGGGTGTCCACCCCTTGGCCGGAAGAGATTTCAGGCCCGAAGAGGAGAAGGCGGGGACGGCGCCGGTCCTTCTGCTGAGCTACTCGTTGTGGCAATCGCATTTTGGCGCGGACCTGGCCGCCGTGGGCCGCACCGTCCGTCTCGATAGCCGGGCCTATACGATCATCGGCGTCCTGCCGCCCGAGTTCCGCTGGCCGGAGACCTGCGATGTGTTGGAGCCGACGGGCGTCTGGGCAACCAACAACGGCAGCGTAACGGAACGGGGCGAGCGCGGTGAGATGGTGGTTGTGGGCCGGCTGGCCGATGGTGTGAGCCCAGTGCAGGCGCGGGCGGAGATGACGGGGTTGGCCGCGCGGTTGGAGCGCGCGTATCCGGAGGTAAATGCGCAGTTCGGGGTCCGGCTGCAGCCGTTGCGCGAGCGGTTTTCCGGAGACGCGCGGTCTTCAATGCTGCTGCTGCTCGGTGCGGCACTCTTTGTGTTGTTGGTGGCCTGCGCGAATGTGGCGAACCTGTTCCTGATGCGGGGAGCGGTGCGGGCACGGGAGATGGCCTTGCGGATCGCCATCGGCGCCAGTAGTGGCCGGATTGTGCGCCAGATGCTGACGGAGAGCGCTCTGGTGGCCGTGCTCGGTGGGCTGGCAGGCGTCGGCCTGGCAATAGCCTTGATTCCCGCGATCGCGCGGCTGATTCCGTCGGAGACCTTGGACGGTGCCAACGTGGAGATGAATGGAGCGGTGCTTCTATTCTCTTTGGGCCTGGTCGTGCTTTCAATGTTTGTGTTCGGACTGGCTCCGGCGTTGAGTTCGACCAGGGGCGATGTCCAATCGGAGTTGAAAGAAGGTGGCAAGACGACGGGGTCCGGCGGACGGAACCGGTGGCGCGGTCTTTTGGCGGCCAGTGAGGTAGCGTTGGCCTTGGTCTTGTTGATCGGTGCGGGCCTGATGATGAAGAGCCTCTACCGGCTGCTTTCGGTGGATTCCGGGTTCCGTGGAGAGCATGTTGTTAAGCTCGAGATCAATCTGCGCACGGAGCGGTACCAGAAGGACCCCGCTCTGATCGCCTTCTGGCAACAGGTGGTCGACCGTGTCGGCGAACTGCCTGGAGTGGAATCGGCCGCGCTGGGGACGTCGGTTCCTCTCACGGGGGACCATTGGCGCACGGATATCACCGTCGAAGGAATGCCCGTGCCGGAGTTCGGCAGCTTTCCCCACCCGGACATGCATCTCGTCAGCCCCGCTTATGTGAAGACACTCGGCATCCGCCTGCTGCGGGGCCGCGGTTTCGCTGACCAGGACCGGGAGAATGCTCAACGTGTGGCGATGGTGAATGCGAGTGTCGCGGAACGGCTTTACCCCGGAGTGGACCCGATTGGGAGGCGGTTCGCCTTCGGCCGCCCCAGGCCGGGCCGTGTCCAGAACTGGGTCACGATTGTCGGCGTGGTGGCCGACACCCGGTTGTATGGGCTGGCGAATCCATCGAGGCTGGAAGTGTATCTGCCGTTCCGGCAGAATCCCAGCGATGCGATGACACTTCTAGTGAAGACAAAGCAGGAGCCGGCGGCACTGGTTGCGGCGATTCGCGGCGCGGTGGCTTCCATCGACAAGGACCAGCCGGTATTTGGGGTCGCCACGATGGAGGAAGTGGTGAACGCCTCCGTTTCCACGAGCCGCGTGACTTTGACTTTGTTGGCGCTGTTTAGCGGGTTGGCGCTGCTGCTGGCGGCAATCGGCATCTATGGGGTGGTGTCGTACTCAGTGGCGCAGCGGGCAAAGGAGATCGGGATCCGGTTGGCGTTGGGCGCCGGACGCGCGTCCGTGCTGCAACTGGTATTTGCCCAGGGTGGGCGGATCGCGGCGGCCGGGATCGTGATTGGGAGTGCGGCTTCGTTGCTGCTCACGCGATTCATGACGAAGCTGCTGTACGGTGTCAGCGCGGTGGACCCGGCCACCTTTGCGGGGGTGGCGCTGGCGCTGGCGGTCATTGCGATGGTGGCCTGTTATGTGCCGGCGCGGCGGGCCATGCGGATGGATCCTCTGATTGCGCTGCGGCATGAGTGA
- a CDS encoding PadR family transcriptional regulator codes for MNDRIDLPQGTLDLLILRTLELEPQHGWGISERVQQMSSDVLRIQQGSLYPALHRLERRGWIKARWGTSDNNRKAKYYELTKSGRQQLAAETDSWQRMTAAVAQVLGPA; via the coding sequence ATGAACGATCGGATTGACCTGCCGCAGGGCACTCTGGACCTGCTGATCCTCCGGACTCTGGAGTTGGAGCCGCAGCATGGCTGGGGCATCTCGGAGCGGGTGCAGCAGATGTCCAGCGACGTGCTGCGGATCCAGCAGGGGTCGTTGTATCCGGCGCTGCACCGGTTGGAGCGGCGCGGGTGGATTAAGGCGCGTTGGGGCACTTCGGACAACAACCGGAAGGCCAAATATTACGAACTCACCAAGAGCGGGCGGCAGCAATTGGCGGCGGAAACGGACTCGTGGCAGCGGATGACGGCGGCGGTAGCTCAGGTCCTTGGTCCGGCTTAG
- a CDS encoding DNA-3-methyladenine glycosylase I — MPGLTLGEDKKHRCWWCGSTPEYVAYHDDEWGMPMFDDHRLFEKLCLEGFQSGLSWLTILRKREAFRKGFACFDFRKVARFGPSDVERLLADAGIVRHRGKIESTINNAARACELVDEFGSIAAYVWKYEPRRRVPETILPTSPESIAMSKDLKKRGWSFVGPTTVYAFMQAMGLVNDHLEGCHARKLCESARRKVKPGA, encoded by the coding sequence GTGCCTGGACTCACTCTCGGAGAAGACAAGAAACACCGCTGCTGGTGGTGCGGCTCCACGCCGGAATACGTCGCCTATCACGACGACGAGTGGGGCATGCCCATGTTCGACGATCACCGGCTCTTTGAGAAACTCTGCCTCGAAGGCTTTCAGTCCGGCCTGAGCTGGCTCACCATCCTGCGCAAGCGCGAGGCCTTCCGCAAGGGCTTCGCCTGCTTCGATTTCCGCAAGGTGGCGCGCTTCGGGCCCTCCGACGTCGAGCGACTGCTGGCCGATGCGGGCATCGTCCGCCATCGCGGCAAGATTGAGTCCACCATCAACAACGCTGCCCGCGCGTGCGAACTTGTCGATGAGTTCGGCTCCATCGCTGCTTACGTCTGGAAATATGAGCCCAGGCGCCGTGTGCCGGAGACGATCCTCCCCACCTCGCCCGAATCCATCGCCATGTCGAAGGATCTCAAGAAGCGCGGCTGGAGCTTCGTTGGGCCCACGACGGTGTATGCGTTCATGCAGGCCATGGGGCTGGTCAACGACCATCTGGAGGGCTGCCACGCCCGGAAGCTCTGCGAAAGCGCACGGCGTAAGGTGAAGCCCGGCGCCTAG
- a CDS encoding ABC transporter permease — protein sequence MRDEPMWRRYLRFFGANPAADVDDELRFHLEEKTSLLMQQGLPRDQARAEAVRQFGDLKEFRRMCRQQRTQREHRMDRREYFAGWMQDLRYAARRLKSDVGFTAVAVVILALGIAASTTVFTIVHALVIRPLPFHEPERLVWIANAGKGRDASDPSSITSRIGTLMSWRETTTSFEKLAGYNAFFGYFTYNFSRPGGTPERLNGLGVTDSFFETLGVQPALGRLFTPEEYVANGRKAVILSDGLWRRLFAANPAVIGTTVSINDAPVVVAGVMPAWFDFASTFTPGSKVDMWEPFPMNDTIDRNYGNVLAVVGRLKPGVSLAAAQAEIDQATKTIKQLHPERGSTYQGSLMSLKEHVSGQVRRPLAVMSAAVGLLLLLMCVNLANLMLARTMSRQREMSVRVALGAGRLRVVRQLLTESLLLSAAGILLSVPLAVGATAMIARLQGSRIPLLSQVEVNLWALLFSAVVGVLSGVLFGLAPALSLFNGSLFETLKQAGRGTDGSNRQWTRKGLVATEVALASVLLIGAGLLMRSFIKLMEADRGFQSEHVIVVRVDPGGRYPAPEKLDAFFLSVREKIAAAPGIDAIGLTDALPFDRDRSWNLGALGRSYGPGEMPGGFVRMVSPGYFEAMRIPLIAGRLFNGGDIRGREPVIILNQTLARTLFGKGDAVGQMIAMGPPTGTRVVGIVKDVRHTSLEEEAGGEFYLVSSQRSITSLDVVVRTLLPPTAASAAIRQAVWSVDSTQPLGEFRLMDDLVARAASPRRFLLLLLGAFAGLALILASLGIYGVISYGVSQRGIEIGIRMALGAQPAHVQWNVLREALALTAGGLLVGVTGALILTRLFATLLYEVRPADAATYGAIIGLLLAVSALAGYLPSRRAARIDPVVALRAD from the coding sequence ATGCGCGACGAGCCCATGTGGCGCAGGTATCTGCGTTTTTTCGGGGCCAATCCCGCGGCCGATGTCGATGATGAGCTCCGCTTCCACCTCGAAGAGAAGACCAGCCTGTTGATGCAGCAGGGATTGCCGCGCGATCAGGCCCGCGCTGAGGCCGTCCGCCAGTTCGGAGACCTGAAGGAATTCCGCCGGATGTGCCGGCAGCAGCGCACACAAAGGGAGCACCGCATGGATCGCAGAGAGTACTTCGCCGGCTGGATGCAGGACCTGCGGTACGCCGCGCGCCGGCTCAAGAGTGACGTGGGCTTTACGGCCGTGGCCGTGGTGATCCTCGCCTTGGGTATCGCGGCCAGCACCACGGTTTTTACCATCGTGCATGCCCTGGTGATCAGGCCGTTGCCATTCCACGAGCCGGAGCGCCTGGTCTGGATCGCCAATGCCGGGAAAGGCCGGGACGCGTCAGACCCCAGTTCGATCACCAGCCGCATCGGCACGCTCATGTCCTGGCGCGAAACCACCACCTCATTCGAAAAGCTGGCGGGTTACAACGCATTCTTCGGCTACTTTACCTACAATTTCTCTCGCCCGGGTGGTACTCCGGAGCGCCTGAACGGCCTGGGCGTGACCGACAGCTTCTTTGAAACGCTTGGTGTTCAACCTGCTCTGGGGCGGCTTTTCACGCCAGAAGAGTACGTCGCCAACGGCCGCAAGGCGGTGATCCTGAGCGATGGTTTGTGGCGACGGCTGTTCGCGGCCAATCCAGCGGTGATCGGCACCACGGTCTCGATCAACGACGCGCCCGTTGTCGTAGCGGGGGTTATGCCGGCCTGGTTCGACTTTGCTTCCACATTTACCCCAGGATCGAAGGTAGACATGTGGGAGCCGTTTCCCATGAACGACACCATCGATCGGAACTACGGCAATGTCCTGGCGGTTGTCGGGCGGTTGAAGCCGGGGGTGTCCCTCGCGGCCGCGCAAGCCGAGATCGACCAAGCCACAAAGACGATCAAGCAGCTGCATCCCGAGCGGGGCTCGACCTACCAGGGCTCGCTCATGTCCCTGAAGGAGCATGTCTCCGGACAGGTCCGGCGGCCGCTCGCCGTTATGTCTGCTGCCGTTGGGCTGCTGCTCCTCCTCATGTGCGTAAACCTCGCCAACCTGATGTTGGCCCGCACCATGTCCCGCCAGCGAGAGATGTCGGTGCGAGTAGCTCTGGGGGCCGGCCGGCTGCGTGTCGTCCGCCAATTGCTGACGGAGAGCCTGCTGCTCTCGGCCGCCGGTATTCTATTGAGCGTGCCGCTGGCTGTCGGCGCGACCGCCATGATTGCCCGCCTGCAGGGAAGCCGTATTCCCCTGCTGAGCCAGGTGGAAGTGAACCTTTGGGCTCTACTCTTCAGTGCCGTGGTTGGAGTGTTATCCGGTGTACTGTTCGGCCTCGCGCCGGCGCTCAGCCTGTTTAACGGCTCGCTCTTCGAAACCCTGAAACAGGCGGGCCGTGGGACTGATGGGAGCAATCGCCAGTGGACTCGCAAGGGGCTGGTCGCGACCGAAGTGGCGTTGGCTTCCGTGCTCCTCATCGGAGCAGGTCTTCTCATGCGGAGCTTCATCAAACTCATGGAAGCGGATCGCGGGTTCCAGTCGGAGCATGTCATCGTGGTGCGTGTGGATCCGGGAGGGCGTTATCCCGCGCCGGAAAAGCTTGACGCTTTCTTTCTCAGCGTCCGGGAGAAAATCGCCGCGGCGCCTGGCATCGACGCAATCGGCCTCACAGATGCGCTGCCGTTCGACCGGGATCGCAGTTGGAACCTCGGTGCCCTGGGCAGAAGCTACGGCCCCGGTGAGATGCCCGGCGGTTTTGTCCGCATGGTCAGCCCCGGGTACTTCGAGGCGATGCGGATCCCCTTGATCGCAGGCCGCCTGTTCAATGGCGGTGACATTCGAGGCCGCGAGCCGGTCATCATCCTGAATCAAACTCTGGCGCGCACGCTCTTCGGTAAGGGCGACGCGGTGGGGCAAATGATCGCCATGGGCCCCCCAACGGGCACGCGCGTCGTAGGCATCGTCAAGGATGTCCGCCACACTTCGCTGGAAGAAGAGGCAGGCGGAGAGTTCTACCTTGTCTCAAGTCAGCGGTCGATCACTTCGCTGGATGTGGTGGTGCGCACCTTGCTGCCTCCAACCGCTGCCTCTGCGGCCATACGCCAGGCTGTCTGGTCAGTGGACTCCACCCAGCCACTGGGTGAGTTCCGCCTGATGGACGACCTGGTGGCCCGCGCAGCCTCACCGCGCCGGTTCCTGCTGCTCCTGCTGGGCGCCTTTGCCGGCCTGGCCCTCATCCTCGCTTCCCTGGGTATCTACGGAGTCATTTCGTATGGCGTTTCCCAACGAGGCATCGAGATTGGAATCCGCATGGCTCTGGGCGCGCAGCCTGCCCATGTGCAATGGAACGTCCTGCGCGAAGCCCTGGCCCTCACCGCGGGGGGGCTTCTGGTGGGCGTCACCGGAGCCCTCATCCTCACTCGCCTCTTCGCCACTCTGCTCTACGAAGTGCGGCCGGCCGACGCCGCCACTTACGGCGCCATCATCGGTCTCCTGCTGGCCGTCTCGGCTCTGGCCGGCTACCTGCCCTCCCGGCGGGCGGCCCGCATCGATCCGGTGGTCGCACTCAGGGCCGATTGA
- a CDS encoding PadR family transcriptional regulator, with protein sequence MQKQSLDVVRGTLDVIILKTLSWGALHGYAIAQWIRQQTDEAILVEEGALYPALYRMEDKGWIEAEWGLSENNRRAKYYRLTPAGHERLASETRTWEHYAAAIAKILSATRGVQAVGH encoded by the coding sequence ATGCAGAAACAGTCGCTCGACGTGGTCCGCGGCACGCTGGACGTTATCATCTTGAAAACATTGAGCTGGGGGGCGTTGCACGGCTACGCCATCGCACAGTGGATCCGCCAGCAGACCGACGAAGCGATCCTGGTCGAGGAGGGTGCGCTCTATCCGGCTCTTTACCGCATGGAGGACAAAGGCTGGATCGAAGCCGAGTGGGGTCTCTCCGAGAACAACCGCCGCGCGAAGTACTACCGTCTGACGCCAGCCGGTCACGAGCGCCTGGCCAGTGAAACCCGCACCTGGGAGCATTACGCGGCCGCGATTGCCAAGATCCTGAGCGCGACGCGCGGAGTGCAGGCGGTGGGCCACTGA